The Streptococcus viridans genome includes a window with the following:
- the hutG gene encoding formimidoylglutamase, translated as MLRDYYPMTYSYYQGSIEDNPYTAKWGMLTKFLDLNDESLTPFEEVTFGILGFKSDKGVYINNGRVGAVESPNAIRTQLAKLPWHWGTNVTVFDVGNIDGPNRSLEDLQESLSLTVKRMLELNIQPIVLGGGHETAYGHYLGLKSSLQPDEQLAVINLDAHFDLRPYDQTGPNSGTGFRQMADNAKEESKDFPYLILGIQEHSNNLFLFNYVAKTPSIDFLTGQDLFRMSHQAILDRIDQFLEKQTAVYLSIDMDCFAVGSAPGVSAIQSLGVDPKLALMLLQHIAASGKLIGFDIVEVSPPHDIDNHTSNLAATFIFYLTQILSQQK; from the coding sequence GTGCTTAGAGATTATTACCCAATGACTTACAGTTATTACCAAGGCAGTATTGAAGACAATCCCTATACAGCCAAATGGGGGATGCTGACGAAGTTTTTGGATTTGAATGATGAAAGCTTGACTCCTTTTGAAGAAGTCACCTTTGGAATCCTTGGCTTTAAAAGCGATAAAGGAGTCTATATCAATAACGGTCGCGTCGGTGCTGTCGAAAGTCCTAATGCTATTCGAACCCAACTCGCCAAACTTCCTTGGCACTGGGGCACCAACGTCACAGTTTTTGATGTCGGAAATATCGATGGCCCCAATCGTTCTCTTGAAGATTTGCAAGAGAGCCTCTCTCTAACTGTCAAACGGATGTTGGAATTAAATATTCAACCAATCGTCCTCGGAGGAGGGCATGAAACAGCTTATGGTCACTACTTGGGCCTCAAATCCTCCTTGCAACCAGATGAACAATTGGCTGTCATCAACCTAGATGCTCACTTTGACCTGCGTCCTTACGACCAAACCGGTCCCAACTCTGGAACAGGATTTCGCCAAATGGCAGACAACGCAAAAGAAGAGAGCAAAGATTTCCCTTACTTAATCTTAGGAATTCAAGAACATAGCAACAACTTGTTCCTATTCAACTATGTGGCAAAAACGCCAAGTATTGATTTCTTAACAGGACAGGATCTCTTCCGGATGAGCCACCAGGCCATTCTTGATCGGATTGATCAATTCTTAGAAAAACAGACAGCCGTCTACCTCTCTATCGATATGGATTGCTTTGCCGTTGGATCTGCCCCTGGCGTCAGTGCCATCCAGTCACTTGGTGTGGATCCAAAACTAGCCCTAATGTTGCTCCAACACATTGCTGCTAGTGGCAAACTGATTGGCTTTGATATTGTGGAGGTCTCCCCTCCTCATGATATTGACAACCACACCTCCAACCTTGCCGCCACCTTTATCTTTTACTTGACCCAAATCTTATCTCAACAAAAATAA
- a CDS encoding glycoside hydrolase family 13 protein, which translates to MEKKWWHDAVIYQIYPKSFLDSNGDGIGDLKGITSKLDYLEKLGITAIWLSPVYQSPMDDNGYDISDYEEIASIFGTMEDMENLIAEGQKRGIKMIMDLVVNHTSDEHAWFIEAKENPNSPERDYYIWRDQPNDLLSNFSGSAWEFDPASQQYYLHFFSKKQPDLNWENEILRQKIYDMMNFWIDKGIGGFRMDVIDMIGKIPDQKIVANGPMLHPYLKEMNRATFGDKDLLTVGETWGATPEIAKQYSGPDNEELSMVFQFEHIGLLFQEGQPKWHYAKKLNVPKLKEIFNKWQTELGMDEGWNSLFWNNHDLPRLVSAWGDDQSYRVKSAKALAILLHLMRGTPYIYQGEEIGMTNYPFESIDEIEDIESVNYAKESLEKGVDLDTIMDQIRHIGRDNARTPMQWSKQPQAGFTTGHPWLAVNPNYQEINVEAALADPSSIFYTYQQLVALRKEQDWLVSADFELLNTADQVFAYQRVDGDQRNLVVVNLSSQVQRFELEEDYQSVLISNTDVEQVKEKKVLEPWDAFCVQLTRA; encoded by the coding sequence ATGGAGAAAAAATGGTGGCATGATGCTGTGATTTATCAAATCTATCCCAAGAGCTTTTTAGATAGCAATGGAGATGGAATCGGTGACCTCAAAGGGATTACCAGTAAATTGGATTATTTGGAGAAGTTAGGCATTACAGCCATCTGGCTGTCGCCTGTTTACCAAAGTCCTATGGATGATAATGGCTATGATATTTCCGATTACGAGGAGATTGCTTCTATCTTTGGGACCATGGAGGATATGGAAAACTTGATCGCTGAAGGGCAAAAGCGCGGTATTAAGATGATCATGGATTTGGTGGTCAACCATACATCTGATGAGCATGCCTGGTTTATCGAGGCCAAGGAAAATCCAAACAGTCCAGAGAGAGATTACTATATTTGGAGAGACCAACCCAATGATCTTCTCTCTAACTTCAGTGGTTCAGCTTGGGAATTTGATCCAGCTTCCCAGCAGTATTATTTGCACTTCTTTAGCAAGAAGCAACCGGACCTGAATTGGGAAAATGAGATCCTTCGGCAGAAGATTTACGATATGATGAATTTTTGGATCGACAAGGGGATCGGTGGTTTTCGGATGGATGTCATCGATATGATTGGAAAGATTCCAGATCAGAAGATCGTAGCCAATGGTCCCATGCTCCATCCCTATCTGAAGGAAATGAATCGAGCGACCTTTGGGGATAAGGATTTGTTGACGGTTGGGGAGACCTGGGGAGCGACACCTGAGATTGCCAAGCAATACTCTGGTCCTGACAATGAGGAATTGTCGATGGTCTTTCAATTTGAACACATTGGCCTTCTCTTCCAAGAAGGCCAGCCAAAATGGCACTATGCCAAGAAGCTCAATGTTCCTAAGTTGAAAGAAATTTTCAACAAGTGGCAGACAGAACTGGGCATGGACGAGGGCTGGAACTCCCTTTTTTGGAACAACCATGACCTTCCTCGGCTTGTCTCTGCCTGGGGAGATGACCAATCCTACCGGGTGAAGTCCGCTAAGGCTTTAGCCATTCTTCTTCATTTGATGAGAGGGACCCCTTATATCTATCAGGGAGAAGAGATTGGTATGACCAACTATCCATTTGAAAGTATAGACGAAATTGAGGATATTGAGTCCGTCAACTATGCCAAGGAAAGTCTAGAAAAGGGAGTAGACCTCGACACCATTATGGATCAGATCCGGCATATTGGCCGGGACAATGCTCGGACTCCTATGCAGTGGTCCAAGCAGCCACAGGCTGGTTTTACGACTGGTCACCCTTGGCTAGCAGTCAATCCAAACTATCAGGAAATCAATGTAGAAGCTGCTTTGGCTGATCCCTCATCCATTTTTTATACCTATCAACAATTGGTTGCCCTCCGTAAGGAGCAAGACTGGCTGGTTTCTGCTGACTTTGAGCTACTTAATACAGCAGATCAAGTCTTTGCCTACCAACGTGTAGATGGAGACCAGCGCAACTTGGTCGTTGTAAATTTGTCTAGTCAAGTCCAGAGGTTTGAACTGGAGGAAGACTACCAGTCTGTCCTTATTAGCAATACAGATGTAGAGCAGGTCAAAGAGAAGAAGGTGTTGGAGCCTTGGGATGCTTTTTGTGTGCAACTAACTAGAGCATAA
- the hutH gene encoding histidine ammonia-lyase, protein MTQLIHLDGNSLTLEEVIAVARHGAQCELDEAAKEAVIASRKIVDDIVREKRVVYGVTTGFGSLCNVSISPEDTVQLQENLIRTHASGFGDPLPEDAVRAIMLIRINSLLKGYSGIRLSTVEKLLELLNKGVTPYIPEKGSLGASGDLAPLSHMVLPMLGLGHAYYKGQLLSGQEALDQAGIEKIQLAAKEGLALINGTTVLTGIGALATYDGIQLLKLSDIAGALSMEVHNGITSPFEEDLHTIRPQSGQLATARNIRNLLEGSKNTTVATQQRVQDPYTLRCIPQIHGASKDSIAYVKTKVEIEINSVTDNPIITKEGHVISGGNFHGEPMAQPFDFLGIALSEIGNVSERRVERLVNSQLSKLPSFLVKHPGLNSGFMITQYACASLASENKILSHPASVDSIPSCENQEDFVSMGTTAARKAAEILKNSRRIVATEIMAACQALDLKPENHELGKGTKPAYDMIRNKVAFIEFDKDIEIFEELNKASAVVESEEFLATIEKAVDLSIQY, encoded by the coding sequence AAAACGTGTTGTCTATGGTGTGACCACTGGATTTGGTTCCCTCTGTAATGTCAGCATTTCTCCAGAAGATACTGTCCAACTACAAGAAAACTTGATTCGTACCCATGCATCTGGTTTTGGTGATCCACTTCCTGAAGACGCCGTTCGTGCCATCATGTTGATCCGTATCAACTCGCTCTTGAAAGGCTATTCTGGCATTCGTCTGTCAACTGTTGAAAAACTATTAGAATTGCTTAACAAAGGAGTGACTCCTTATATTCCAGAAAAAGGATCTCTCGGAGCTTCTGGAGACCTTGCTCCTCTTTCTCATATGGTTCTCCCAATGTTGGGACTTGGACATGCCTACTACAAAGGTCAACTCTTGAGCGGTCAAGAAGCTCTCGATCAAGCTGGTATTGAAAAGATCCAATTGGCTGCTAAAGAAGGCCTTGCCTTGATCAATGGTACAACAGTTCTAACAGGTATCGGAGCTCTTGCAACTTACGACGGTATTCAATTGCTTAAACTATCTGATATTGCAGGTGCTCTCTCAATGGAAGTTCACAATGGTATTACCAGTCCATTTGAAGAAGACCTTCATACCATCCGCCCACAAAGTGGACAATTGGCAACTGCTCGCAACATCCGAAACCTTCTTGAAGGAAGCAAAAATACCACTGTTGCGACTCAACAACGGGTACAAGATCCTTATACACTCCGTTGTATCCCTCAAATCCACGGAGCCAGCAAGGATTCTATTGCTTATGTGAAAACAAAAGTTGAAATCGAAATCAACTCTGTGACGGATAACCCAATCATCACCAAGGAAGGTCACGTCATTTCAGGAGGTAACTTCCACGGTGAGCCAATGGCACAACCATTTGACTTTTTGGGTATTGCCCTTTCTGAAATCGGAAACGTATCTGAACGTCGGGTGGAACGCTTGGTCAACAGCCAGCTCAGCAAATTGCCATCCTTCTTGGTCAAACACCCTGGTCTCAACTCAGGTTTCATGATCACGCAATATGCTTGTGCTTCTCTTGCATCCGAAAACAAAATCTTGTCTCACCCAGCTAGCGTAGACTCAATCCCATCTTGTGAAAACCAAGAAGACTTCGTCAGCATGGGAACTACAGCAGCTCGTAAAGCAGCAGAAATCCTTAAGAATTCACGCCGCATCGTTGCTACTGAAATCATGGCAGCTTGCCAAGCCTTGGATCTCAAACCAGAAAATCATGAACTTGGTAAGGGTACAAAACCAGCCTATGACATGATTCGCAACAAAGTTGCCTTCATTGAATTTGACAAAGATATTGAAATCTTTGAAGAACTCAATAAAGCATCTGCCGTTGTTGAAAGTGAAGAATTCTTAGCAACCATCGAAAAAGCAGTTGACTTAAGCATTCAATACTGA
- the metE gene encoding 5-methyltetrahydropteroyltriglutamate--homocysteine S-methyltransferase produces the protein MSTTIIGFPRLGEFRELKFTTEKYFRNEITAEDLLAAAKELRAKHWNIVKEKGITEIPSNDFSHYDNFLDAAFLFNVVPESVQNLDLSDLERYFALARGYQGEKGDVRALPMKKWFNTNYHYIVPKFEKTTDVKLAGHKIFDEYQEAKELGLDTRPVVVGPFTFLQLSDFEEGVKAEDFVDSLVAAYQDVFAKLAELGATRIQLDEAALVKDLTAEEKALFLNLYNKLLADKKGLEVLLQTYFGDVRDVYADLVKLPVDAIGLDFVEGKKTLELVKGGFPADKTLYAGIVNGKNIWRNNYEASLEILKQVPAEKVVLTTSCSLLHVPFTTANEDFEPAILNHFAFAVEKLEELRDLDAIRNGQGDQALAANKELFATERVGANAELRARIAGLTDADYTRLPAFAEREAIQEDAFKLPALPTTTIGSFPQTKEVRAKRLAFRKGELTQEEYDAFLAETIDEWIKWQEEVGFDVLVHGEFERNDMVEYFGQNLSGYLFSKNGWVQSYGMRGVKPPIIWGDVTRLNPITVKWSSYAQSRTDKPVKGMLTGPVTILNWSFPREDISIKDSTLQIALAIKEEVLDLEAAGVKIIQIDEAALREKLPLRRSDWYEDYLDWAIPAFRLVHSTVAPDTQIHTHMCYSEFTDIIPAIDNMDADVISFEASRSNLEILDELKAQNFQTEVGPGVYDIHSPRVPNEGEIDHTIEAILAKVPSKKVWINPDCGLKTRGIKETRESLIRLVEAAKVARKAL, from the coding sequence ATGTCAACTACAATTATCGGATTCCCTCGTTTGGGTGAATTCCGCGAACTAAAATTTACAACTGAGAAATATTTTAGAAACGAAATTACAGCAGAAGATTTGTTGGCTGCAGCAAAAGAATTGCGTGCGAAACACTGGAATATTGTCAAAGAAAAAGGTATCACTGAAATCCCATCAAATGACTTTTCACATTATGACAACTTCCTAGATGCAGCCTTCCTTTTCAACGTGGTTCCTGAATCGGTTCAAAACTTGGACTTGTCTGACCTTGAACGCTACTTCGCTTTGGCGCGTGGTTACCAAGGTGAAAAAGGGGATGTGCGTGCCCTTCCGATGAAGAAATGGTTCAATACCAACTACCATTATATCGTTCCAAAATTTGAAAAAACAACAGACGTTAAATTGGCTGGTCACAAGATTTTTGATGAGTACCAGGAAGCCAAAGAATTGGGTCTTGACACTCGCCCGGTTGTGGTTGGTCCCTTCACTTTCCTTCAATTGTCAGACTTTGAAGAAGGCGTAAAAGCAGAAGACTTTGTAGATAGCTTAGTAGCTGCTTACCAAGACGTTTTTGCTAAATTGGCTGAACTTGGTGCAACTCGTATCCAATTGGACGAAGCTGCTCTTGTCAAAGACTTGACAGCAGAAGAAAAAGCTCTCTTCTTGAACCTCTACAACAAATTGTTAGCTGACAAAAAAGGTCTTGAAGTTTTGCTTCAAACTTACTTCGGTGACGTTCGTGACGTCTACGCTGACCTTGTGAAATTGCCAGTAGATGCGATCGGTCTTGACTTCGTTGAAGGTAAGAAAACTCTTGAACTCGTTAAAGGTGGTTTCCCAGCTGATAAGACGCTTTATGCAGGGATTGTCAACGGTAAGAATATCTGGCGCAACAACTACGAAGCAAGCTTGGAAATCTTGAAACAAGTACCAGCTGAAAAAGTTGTTTTGACAACTTCTTGCTCACTACTTCATGTGCCATTTACAACGGCTAACGAAGACTTTGAGCCAGCTATCTTGAACCACTTTGCCTTTGCAGTTGAAAAATTGGAAGAACTTCGTGACTTGGATGCTATCCGCAATGGCCAAGGAGATCAAGCTCTTGCTGCCAACAAAGAACTCTTTGCGACGGAACGTGTCGGAGCAAATGCGGAGCTTCGGGCTCGTATCGCTGGATTGACTGACGCAGACTACACTCGTTTGCCAGCCTTTGCTGAACGTGAAGCTATCCAAGAAGATGCCTTCAAACTTCCAGCTCTTCCAACAACAACCATTGGTTCATTCCCTCAAACGAAAGAAGTTCGTGCTAAACGCTTGGCCTTCCGTAAGGGTGAATTGACTCAAGAAGAATACGATGCCTTCCTTGCTGAAACCATCGACGAATGGATCAAATGGCAAGAAGAAGTTGGATTTGACGTGCTTGTACACGGTGAATTCGAGCGTAATGACATGGTTGAGTATTTCGGTCAAAACTTGTCAGGTTACCTCTTCTCTAAGAATGGTTGGGTACAATCATACGGTATGCGTGGGGTGAAACCACCAATCATCTGGGGTGATGTGACTCGTCTCAACCCAATCACTGTGAAATGGTCTAGCTACGCACAAAGCCGTACTGACAAACCTGTTAAAGGTATGTTGACTGGACCTGTGACCATCCTTAACTGGTCATTCCCACGTGAAGACATCTCTATCAAGGATTCAACTCTTCAAATTGCTCTTGCCATCAAGGAGGAAGTTCTTGACCTTGAAGCAGCAGGTGTGAAAATCATCCAAATCGACGAGGCTGCTCTTCGTGAGAAATTGCCACTCCGTCGTAGCGACTGGTACGAAGACTACCTTGACTGGGCTATTCCAGCCTTCCGTTTGGTACACTCAACAGTAGCACCAGATACACAAATCCACACTCACATGTGTTACTCAGAATTTACAGATATCATCCCAGCTATCGACAACATGGATGCGGACGTGATCTCATTTGAAGCGAGCCGTTCAAACCTTGAAATCTTGGATGAACTCAAAGCTCAAAACTTCCAGACAGAAGTGGGTCCTGGAGTTTACGATATCCACTCTCCTCGTGTGCCTAACGAAGGCGAAATCGACCACACCATCGAAGCCATCCTTGCTAAAGTACCAAGCAAGAAAGTATGGATCAATCCTGACTGTGGTTTGAAAACACGTGGTATCAAAGAAACTAGAGAAAGCTTGATCCGTCTTGTAGAAGCGGCAAAAGTTGCTCGTAAAGCGCTATAA
- a CDS encoding AAA family ATPase has translation MKRELTLKLFGPPKVIFQQKDIRFSFSKMEALFYYLAVSGEVNRDEIAGILWGDKENQVARKNLRNTVYQANKIFEGDVIVSPSRSSLSLNPELNLSLDAKLFERDPISNLYLYQGDFLDGFYVKDDEDFDQWASRKRSAYKQLYIESCYQKIDKEGLGDPSIESLLHHLVELDEFEEKNYQLLMEYYRVHHQLGKFFETYYKLVDLLDRELNVRPSRAIEELYHSVLEAKRTHKQSNRVNVRELPFFGRKHELSQLEEYLSLVEKGEAIGPLLVMGQSGTGKKRLIRQLVLMSNRSFSFVKVEGKVGSRKLDEGIWGDFKGSLEKVSEELEVSPLGKADDLPSVRKHLQRLSQEKPLLILLENAQWMDVASFDKVKQLEEKSSGEKWQLIFTAEGPLPEFLVTFFGGLKVERRLSQLELTNFDPTESRSLLQGQLGQIEPALIEQMMEWSEGSPFLLSSYIEEWKEKESLEPLPDIIQAYLSQELGDLNSEEESLLHYLSCFHKPISMSILADLTATDFSVLTALLDPLAQRGIISIVEEGEDLLVQFCRQLVAMYFYQLLSPARRRLFHQQIAQKLEETLEDSTDLLFYKEIAYQYKQSQNLLRSLSFELTYLEEILQLEHELFPIYSKGEEGGVSDGKNSRWDIFGELSRLRRELDELFSRHQKDRDYKYLKLRYLYLEGRYFIRSGEYQKGIHDIQKVISYARELKRLDFLLEGYRQIIYYCIQTENISEMAYYTDLALEDAIQANNHEAIAIQLRLKGLYHLMVGDEEQATRHLYRSIDCFSLTNSMQAKYAIQIAASLAYLAEIEQVRGHFQVAVTHLEEVLRLVGDQSVDSVRVVFDIDLGIAYYWKGDLIQARLYFDRAQKVLSGVRFPWKEELLEFYQSLISCHFGEQEKVTTYLARKEGTMKQATHSRDKGMVYYLLAFLSAQKEQGEQLNPALSAFLKEDKNYYKKLAEQHLTPYRDRPFLKRLANL, from the coding sequence ATGAAGAGAGAACTCACGTTGAAGTTATTTGGACCCCCTAAGGTTATTTTCCAACAGAAAGACATCCGTTTTTCCTTCTCAAAGATGGAGGCTTTATTTTATTACTTAGCTGTATCGGGTGAGGTTAACCGTGATGAAATTGCGGGTATTCTTTGGGGTGATAAGGAAAACCAAGTCGCTCGGAAAAATCTACGGAATACTGTTTACCAAGCCAATAAAATCTTTGAAGGAGATGTCATCGTCTCTCCAAGTAGGAGTAGCCTGTCCCTTAATCCTGAGCTGAATCTTTCTTTGGATGCAAAGCTTTTTGAAAGGGATCCGATAAGCAATTTGTATCTCTATCAAGGGGACTTTCTAGATGGCTTCTACGTCAAAGATGATGAAGACTTTGACCAGTGGGCTTCGCGCAAACGGAGCGCTTATAAGCAACTCTATATTGAAAGTTGTTATCAGAAGATTGACAAAGAGGGGCTAGGGGACCCTAGCATAGAGTCCTTACTCCACCATTTAGTAGAGCTGGATGAATTTGAAGAAAAGAACTACCAACTCTTGATGGAGTATTATAGAGTCCATCACCAGCTGGGGAAATTTTTTGAGACCTATTATAAGTTGGTCGATTTACTGGATCGTGAGCTGAATGTTCGTCCCAGTCGAGCGATAGAAGAACTCTACCATTCTGTTTTGGAAGCCAAACGCACCCATAAACAGAGCAATCGTGTGAATGTTCGAGAACTCCCTTTCTTTGGTCGCAAACACGAACTGTCTCAACTGGAAGAATACCTTTCCCTAGTAGAGAAGGGGGAAGCGATCGGTCCCCTCTTAGTCATGGGACAATCGGGGACAGGCAAGAAACGGTTGATACGTCAATTGGTCTTGATGTCCAATCGTAGTTTTAGCTTTGTCAAGGTGGAAGGCAAAGTCGGCAGTCGCAAACTAGATGAAGGGATCTGGGGTGACTTCAAAGGTTCCTTAGAGAAAGTGAGTGAAGAGCTGGAAGTCTCTCCTCTTGGAAAAGCGGACGATCTTCCTTCTGTTCGAAAGCACCTTCAAAGACTCAGCCAAGAAAAACCTCTCCTAATTCTTCTCGAAAATGCCCAGTGGATGGATGTAGCCTCATTCGACAAAGTGAAGCAATTAGAGGAAAAAAGTAGCGGGGAAAAATGGCAACTGATTTTTACAGCTGAGGGTCCTTTGCCAGAATTCTTGGTCACCTTCTTTGGTGGCTTAAAAGTAGAGAGACGGTTGTCCCAGCTAGAGTTGACCAATTTTGATCCGACAGAAAGTCGGTCACTCTTGCAAGGCCAATTGGGGCAGATAGAACCAGCCCTAATCGAGCAAATGATGGAATGGAGTGAAGGCAGCCCCTTCTTGCTGTCCAGCTATATAGAAGAGTGGAAAGAGAAGGAAAGTTTAGAGCCCTTGCCTGATATCATTCAAGCTTATCTGTCTCAAGAACTAGGTGACCTGAACAGTGAAGAGGAGTCTCTTCTTCATTATTTGTCTTGTTTTCATAAGCCGATATCTATGTCTATCTTGGCCGATTTGACAGCTACAGATTTTTCTGTTTTAACAGCATTATTAGATCCTTTAGCTCAAAGAGGAATCATCTCAATAGTGGAGGAAGGGGAGGATCTCTTGGTCCAATTTTGCAGGCAATTGGTAGCTATGTACTTCTACCAACTCCTATCGCCAGCCAGACGACGCCTCTTCCACCAACAAATCGCGCAAAAACTGGAAGAAACCTTAGAAGATTCGACAGACCTGCTCTTCTATAAGGAAATTGCTTACCAATACAAGCAGTCCCAGAATCTCTTGCGTTCCTTATCCTTTGAGTTGACCTATTTAGAAGAGATTCTCCAACTGGAACATGAACTATTCCCAATATACTCCAAGGGGGAAGAAGGGGGAGTATCCGATGGGAAAAATAGCCGTTGGGATATTTTTGGGGAGCTCTCTCGTCTTCGGCGAGAGCTGGATGAGCTTTTCTCAAGGCACCAGAAAGATAGAGACTACAAGTATTTAAAACTACGTTACTTGTATCTAGAGGGGCGCTACTTTATTCGAAGTGGTGAGTACCAAAAGGGGATTCATGATATTCAAAAGGTCATCTCCTATGCGAGAGAACTCAAACGGCTCGACTTCCTTTTAGAAGGTTACCGGCAAATCATTTATTATTGCATTCAAACAGAAAATATTTCTGAAATGGCCTATTACACAGATTTAGCTTTAGAAGATGCGATTCAGGCCAACAACCATGAAGCGATTGCGATTCAGTTACGCTTGAAGGGTTTGTACCATTTGATGGTGGGTGATGAGGAGCAGGCGACACGCCACCTCTATCGCTCCATTGACTGCTTTAGTCTGACCAATAGCATGCAGGCCAAGTATGCCATTCAAATTGCAGCATCTTTAGCCTACCTCGCTGAAATAGAGCAAGTGAGAGGTCATTTTCAAGTAGCTGTCACCCACTTGGAAGAGGTCCTACGACTGGTGGGAGATCAATCTGTTGATTCAGTCCGGGTTGTGTTTGATATCGATCTTGGGATTGCCTACTATTGGAAGGGAGACTTGATCCAAGCCCGCCTCTATTTTGACAGAGCTCAGAAGGTTTTGTCCGGCGTTCGCTTCCCTTGGAAGGAAGAATTGCTCGAATTTTATCAATCCTTAATCTCCTGTCATTTCGGGGAACAAGAGAAGGTAACAACTTACTTGGCTCGTAAAGAAGGAACCATGAAACAAGCGACTCATTCACGGGATAAGGGGATGGTTTATTATCTCTTGGCCTTCTTGTCGGCTCAGAAGGAGCAAGGAGAGCAACTGAATCCTGCTTTGAGCGCCTTCTTGAAAGAAGATAAGAACTACTACAAGAAACTGGCAGAGCAACACCTGACTCCATATAGAGATCGTCCTTTCCTCAAGAGATTAGCAAATCTCTAG
- the metF gene encoding methylenetetrahydrofolate reductase [NAD(P)H]: MTKQTPSLSFEVFPPNPEVGNAKLLRALENMQELAPHFISVTASNNKYNIKETTVALANHIQNELSIPTIAHLPAIYLSKEKVADTLHELDQVGVHRILALRGDIIPGIEPLKDFRYATDLIEFIKTEAPHFDVIGACYPEGHPDSPNQISDIQNLKKKVDAGCSSLVTQLFFDNERFYDFQDKCTLAGIDVPIHAGVMPILNRNQALRLLKTCENVHIPRKFKAILDKYEHDPESLRAAGLAYAVDQIVDLVTQDVAGVHLYTMNNEDVAYHVHHATKALFEHQPKLEVI; this comes from the coding sequence ATGACTAAGCAAACACCGTCGCTCTCCTTTGAGGTTTTCCCTCCAAATCCTGAAGTAGGCAATGCCAAGCTCTTACGTGCCTTGGAAAATATGCAGGAATTAGCTCCTCACTTTATCAGTGTGACAGCTAGCAATAATAAATACAATATCAAAGAGACGACGGTTGCTTTAGCCAATCATATTCAGAATGAATTGTCTATTCCGACCATTGCCCACTTACCTGCCATCTATCTAAGCAAGGAAAAAGTAGCAGATACCCTTCATGAATTAGATCAAGTAGGGGTTCATCGGATCTTGGCCCTTCGTGGTGATATTATTCCTGGTATTGAGCCTTTAAAAGACTTTCGTTATGCAACGGACTTGATCGAATTTATTAAAACAGAAGCTCCTCACTTTGATGTGATTGGTGCTTGTTACCCAGAAGGTCACCCAGATTCTCCAAATCAAATTTCAGATATTCAAAATCTGAAAAAGAAAGTGGATGCTGGATGTTCGAGCCTAGTGACTCAGCTTTTCTTTGACAATGAGCGTTTCTACGATTTTCAAGATAAGTGTACCTTGGCGGGAATTGATGTTCCCATTCATGCAGGGGTGATGCCAATTCTTAACAGAAATCAGGCCCTTCGCTTGTTGAAGACTTGTGAAAATGTTCATATCCCACGGAAGTTCAAAGCCATTCTGGATAAGTATGAACATGATCCAGAATCCCTTCGTGCAGCTGGTTTGGCCTATGCGGTAGATCAAATTGTTGATTTGGTCACGCAAGATGTTGCAGGTGTCCATCTCTACACCATGAACAATGAAGATGTAGCCTATCATGTCCATCATGCAACAAAAGCCTTATTTGAACACCAACCAAAGTTGGAAGTGATTTAA